Proteins encoded together in one Bradyrhizobium sp. CB82 window:
- a CDS encoding acetamidase/formamidase family protein produces the protein MPVDTLAQLRVSNPGRGPHSIIGPIAVAGAEPGDALEVRYQSIRPYEWGAVFNNPGSLGTGFLPQDYAQGQIKYVDLDLGAMTGKFIPNISIPLKPIKFLATRAKISELELCAASPQASA, from the coding sequence GTGCCGGTCGATACCCTGGCGCAGCTGCGCGTGAGCAATCCGGGCCGGGGGCCACATTCGATCATTGGACCGATCGCTGTGGCCGGCGCCGAACCGGGCGACGCGCTGGAAGTCCGGTACCAGTCGATCCGCCCCTACGAATGGGGCGCGGTGTTCAACAACCCGGGATCGCTCGGAACGGGCTTCCTGCCCCAGGACTATGCGCAGGGGCAGATCAAGTACGTCGATCTCGACCTTGGCGCCATGACCGGCAAGTTTATTCCCAACATCAGCATTCCATTGAAGCCGATCAAGTTTCTGGCGACGCGGGCGAAGATCAGCGAGCTCGAGCTCTGTGCAGCATCGCCGCAAGCTTCCGCGTGA